A genomic stretch from Methylophilus medardicus includes:
- a CDS encoding AAA family ATPase, translating to MTFNFESEVFQKLGKLLISENLYTQRTNNDARYDSFIAKYPPTSIESLTLDQYCLGKDSLPENFCWWLERGLEKVLGRYMPGTSRGHILYKAQNGEYYRNRALSDLTPEEALKYTTKIQSLIANANVDEDLLWIDDDEKIFARAGLKARVTIGDGRKLRILSAYHPDKVLVISSSEHLRHFLLELGHPVEEVPSKDRPIALMLLLKEYYEEAKRRFNADVTPYGFVKALYSDQLSIRPIKQTVPESETDLDVTEAIRKMPLNQILYGPPGTGKTYETISLAVKIAEPEMYQTILNENKDLPSEDLRRLFKERFDVLVADKRIAMTTFHQSFSYEDFIEGVRADTSQDEALKFKVEDGVFKQISEAASTKATSNISNPIHLKGRRIWKMSLGNTLENEDYIYQECLENDYILLGYGDNLDFSGCHTKEEVVKVYVDSNVTLTNTDYAVTSVFTFINSIKKNDLIIISDGNHKFRAIAEVVGDYEYLENADRNYFQQMRKVKWLQTYEPSKPKEQLFDKSLSQMTLYELGSKTINLDKLHALLEPHREDLPPEPYVLIIDEINRGNISRIFGELITLLEDSKRKGRTDALEVVLPYSKKPFSVPENLYVIGTMNTADKSLAQLDLALRRRFDFIEMNPQPDLLKGIKVHGVDIGQLLEIINERIEVLLDPEHQIGHSYFMGLREKLADNEREDQLAEIFKNKILPLLKEYFFDDWEKISLVLNDHSKQKDHRFLSVGGKRSVSELFGNSQFDMIQDRRSYVNISAFSCPEAYQGIIKV from the coding sequence ATGACTTTTAATTTTGAATCTGAAGTATTTCAGAAACTTGGTAAGTTACTAATATCGGAAAATCTTTACACGCAACGAACTAATAATGATGCACGCTACGATAGCTTTATTGCTAAATACCCTCCCACTAGTATAGAAAGTCTTACACTTGATCAATATTGTCTTGGTAAAGATTCACTACCTGAAAATTTTTGTTGGTGGCTCGAACGGGGGCTTGAAAAGGTATTAGGCAGGTACATGCCAGGAACGTCGCGTGGTCATATCTTATATAAAGCTCAAAATGGCGAATATTATCGTAACAGAGCACTAAGCGATTTAACGCCAGAAGAAGCTCTGAAGTACACGACTAAGATTCAATCTCTAATAGCTAATGCAAATGTAGACGAAGATCTTTTATGGATTGACGACGACGAAAAGATATTTGCTAGAGCTGGTTTAAAAGCAAGGGTTACTATAGGGGATGGCCGCAAGCTTCGCATATTAAGCGCTTACCATCCCGATAAAGTACTAGTTATTTCATCAAGTGAGCATCTGCGACATTTTTTATTAGAACTTGGTCATCCGGTTGAAGAGGTTCCATCTAAAGACAGGCCAATAGCATTGATGCTTCTACTAAAAGAATACTATGAAGAGGCTAAGCGACGTTTCAACGCCGATGTTACCCCATATGGATTTGTCAAAGCATTATATAGTGATCAGCTGAGCATCAGGCCGATTAAGCAGACAGTACCAGAATCTGAAACTGATCTAGATGTAACGGAGGCTATCAGAAAAATGCCTTTGAATCAGATTTTATATGGGCCACCTGGTACAGGAAAAACATATGAAACTATTAGCTTGGCAGTAAAAATTGCTGAGCCGGAAATGTATCAGACAATACTAAATGAAAATAAGGACCTGCCTTCAGAAGATCTAAGAAGGTTATTTAAAGAAAGGTTTGATGTCCTCGTTGCTGATAAAAGAATTGCAATGACAACTTTTCATCAGAGTTTTTCTTATGAAGATTTTATTGAAGGTGTTCGAGCGGATACCTCTCAAGACGAAGCACTAAAGTTCAAAGTCGAAGATGGCGTATTCAAACAAATAAGTGAGGCGGCATCCACAAAAGCTACTTCCAATATCAGCAATCCTATACATTTAAAGGGTAGAAGGATATGGAAAATGTCACTAGGGAATACGCTGGAAAATGAGGATTATATTTACCAAGAGTGTCTAGAAAACGATTACATACTTTTAGGCTATGGTGACAATCTTGATTTCAGTGGTTGTCATACAAAGGAGGAGGTTGTAAAGGTCTATGTAGATTCTAATGTGACACTTACAAATACTGATTATGCGGTCACGTCAGTTTTTACATTTATCAACTCTATTAAAAAAAATGATCTTATTATAATTTCAGATGGCAACCATAAATTCAGGGCAATAGCTGAAGTAGTAGGCGATTATGAATACTTAGAAAATGCTGACCGTAATTATTTTCAGCAAATGAGGAAAGTTAAGTGGCTGCAAACATACGAGCCTAGTAAACCAAAAGAGCAGTTATTTGATAAATCTCTATCACAAATGACACTCTATGAACTCGGAAGTAAAACAATCAATTTGGATAAGCTTCATGCGCTGTTGGAGCCACATAGAGAAGACTTACCCCCAGAGCCATATGTATTGATTATTGATGAAATCAATAGAGGTAACATCTCTAGAATTTTTGGGGAGCTCATTACATTACTAGAAGATAGTAAGCGTAAAGGTAGAACTGATGCACTCGAGGTCGTCCTCCCATATTCAAAAAAACCGTTTTCAGTACCAGAAAATTTGTATGTCATCGGTACGATGAACACCGCAGATAAATCTCTCGCTCAACTCGATTTAGCATTGCGCCGTAGGTTTGATTTTATTGAAATGAATCCACAGCCAGATCTTTTAAAAGGTATAAAAGTTCATGGTGTAGACATAGGTCAATTGCTAGAGATCATTAACGAAAGAATAGAGGTTTTATTAGATCCAGAACATCAAATCGGGCACAGCTATTTTATGGGTTTACGTGAAAAACTTGCTGATAATGAACGCGAAGATCAATTGGCAGAGATATTCAAGAATAAAATTTTACCTTTGCTTAAAGAGTATTTTTTTGATGATTGGGAAAAAATATCTTTAGTTCTTAATGATCACTCCAAACAAAAGGATCATCGCTTCTTATCTGTAGGAGGTAAGCGTTCAGTGTCAGAGCTATTTGGTAATTCGCAATTTGACATGATTCAAGATAGAAGAAGCTATGTGAATATTAGTGCATTTAGTTGCCCTGAGGCGTATCAAGGTATCATTAAAGTATAG